One Clarias gariepinus isolate MV-2021 ecotype Netherlands chromosome 18, CGAR_prim_01v2, whole genome shotgun sequence genomic window carries:
- the htr1fb gene encoding 5-hydroxytryptamine receptor 1F, which produces MDPVNCSLGEPSDDPDAGTSGSKIVLCLMLSILAVATTIINSLVITAILVTRKLHQPANYLICSLAVTDLLVAALVMPISIVYIAEETWVLGPAMCHLWLGVDVTCCTCSILHLAAIAHDRYRAITDAVAYSQKRTSQRAAVTIVVVWVLSVLVSLPPLIWRKMPEESEEQEGVMECMMEHDHVAFTVYSTFGAFYIPLILILVLYYKIYRAAQTLRNRRGSSRLVKQSVNSVVMSSDRDAPAPVSPDTLSPTEKSFSEPSTDGERVKITPTTNRVFKSRRNPGARERRAALTLGLILGAFVICWLPFFLKEVIVNTCLSCSTSALLADFLTWLGYLNSLINPLIYTIFNEDFKKAFQKLVPLCRNQYR; this is translated from the coding sequence ATGGATCCCGTAAACTGCTCCTTGGGGGAGCCGTCTGATGATCCGGACGCTGGGACCAGTGGAAGTAAAATCGTCCTCTGCCTGATGCTCTCCATCCTAGCTGTTGCCACAACTATTATCAATTCTCTGGTGATCACAGCCATTCTGGTCACCCGTAAGCTCCACCAGCCAGCTAACTATTTGATTTGCTCGTTAGCCGTCACTGATCTCCTGGTCGCCGCACTGGTAATGCCAATCAGCATCGTATACATAGCGGAAGAGACGTGGGTGCTTGGGCCTGCAATGTGCCACCTGTGGCTGGGCGTGGACGTTACCTGTTGCACCTGCTCCATCTTGCACCTGGCCGCCATCGCTCACGACCGCTACCGCGCCATCACGGACGCTGTTGCATACTCGCAAAAACGCACATCTCAGAGAGCAGCGGTGACCATAGTAGTGGTCTGGGTGCTGTCGGTACTTGTCTCGCTGCCCCCTCTCATATGGAGGAAGATGCCCGAAGAAAGCGAGGAACAAGAAGGAGTCATGGAGTGCATGATGGAACACGACCACGTCGCCTTTACCGTCTACTCAACCTTCGGCGCCTTTTACATCCCACTCATCCTCATCCTCGTGCTCTATTATAAGATCTACCGGGCGGCACAGACACTGCGCAACCGGAGAGGCAGCAGCCGCCTGGTGAAGCAGTCGGTCAACAGCGTCGTCATGAGCTCAGACAGGGATGCTCCGGCTCCAGTTAGTCCGGACACGCTCAGCCCCACCGAAAAGTCCTTTTCAGAACCGTCCACAGATGGCGAGCGTGTCAAGATAACTCCCACAACGAACCGGGTGTTCAAGAGCCGAAGGAATCCGGGGGCCAGAGAAAGACGTGCAGCTCTCACTCTTGGCCTAATCCTCGGAGCGTTTGTGATCTGCTGGCTACCTTTCTTTCTCAAGGAGGTCATCGTGAACACATGCCTTTCCTGCAGTACGTCGGCTCTGCTTGCGGACTTCCTCACCTGGCTGGGCTATCTCAATTCCCTCATCAACCCGCTAATATACACAATCTTCAATGAGGACTTTAAAAAAGCCTTTCAGAAACTCGTACCTTTGTGTCGTAACCAGTACAGGTGA